TTCGGCGCCTTAGACCCAATTACGCGTGATACATTGCAAGATTTAGTTAAGGAATTACAACAAAAACTAGGTAAAACCTTTATCTTTGTTACACATGATATGGATGAAGCTATTAAATTGGCTGATAAAATTTGTATCATGTCTGAAGGTAAAATCATACAATTTGATACGCCTGATAATATTTTACGTAAGCCTGCAAATGATTTCGTTCGTGACTTTATTGGTCAAAATAGATTAATACAAGATCGTCCGAATATGAAATCTGTTGAAGAAGCAATGATTAAACCGGTTACTGTAAATGTAGACCGTACGTTAAATGACGCCGTTGAAATAATGCGTGACAGACGTGTGGATACTATCTTTGTAGTCGGTGAAAAGAATCGCTTATTAGGCTATTTAGATATCGAAGACATAAACCAAGGATTAAGAAACAATAAAGAACTTATCGATATGATGCAACGAGACATTTATAGAGTGCGTATCGATAGTAAGTTACAAGATTCAGTCCGCACTATTTTAAAAAGAAATGTGCGTAATGTACCTGTAGTCGATAAAGATAATCACACGTTAATCGGTCTTGTGACAAGAGCAAACTTAGTTGATATCGTTTATGACAGTTTATGGGGCGATATAGCTACGGAGGAAAATAAAGATGCTATTATTGAACCTGCAGATGTGGGAGATGATAAGAAATGATGGACTTTCTAGCTAAAAACGGCAGTCAGTTAGTTTCTAAAACGATAGAACATTTTTATATTTCTATCATTGCTTTACTGATTGCAATTGTTGTTGCTGTCCCTATAGGGGTGTTGTTATCAAAATTAAAACGTACTTCTAATATCGTATTAATGATTGCTGGTGTACTACAAACGATACCAACATTAGCAGTATTAGCAATTATGATTCCAATATTTGGTGTAGGAAAAACACCAGCTATTGTAGCACTATTTATCTATGTACTATTACCCATTTTGAACAATACTGTACTTGGTGTACAAAACATCGATAAAAATATAAAAGAAGCTGGTACAAGTATGGGAATGACGCGCTTTCAATTAATGAAAGATATTGAGTTGCCTCTCGCATTACCACTCATTTTAGGTGGCATACGATTATCTTCAGTATACGTAATTAGTTGGGCTACATTAGCAAGTTACGTAGGCGCTGGTGGATTAGGTGACTTTGTGTTCAATGGACTAAATTTATATGATCCATTGATGATTGTAAGTGCGGCAGTATTAGTTACGGCATTAGCACTTTTCGTAGATTTTATACTGTCTTTCATAGAAAAATGGGCAGTACCAAAAGGATTAAGAGTATCTAGATAATTGAAGGAGGACATTATGAAATACTTAAAAAGCAAGTTATTTATTCTCATCATATGTCTAGTTTTATTATCTGGATGTGGCTTGCCTGGATTGGGAGATAGTAAGTCAAATGATGACGTGAAAATTACTGCGGTTGCAAATAGTGAATCTCAAATCATGGCGCATATGGTGAGGTTACAAATTGAACATGATACAAAAGGTAAAATCCAACCAACACTAATTAATAATTTAGGATCAAGTACAATTCAACATAATGCATTAGTTAATGGAGATGCCAATATTTCGGGTGCACGATACACGGGTACAGATTTAACGGGCGCCTTAAAAGAAGATCCTATTAAAGATCCTAAAAAAGCTATGCAAGTTACACAAGAAGGATTTAAAAAGAAATTCCATCAGAAATTCTTCAACTCGTATGGCTTTGCTAATACTTACGCATTTATGGTAACGAAGGAAACAGCTAAAAAATATAATTTAAAAACAGTGTCAGACTTGGAAAAGTATCGTAATAAATTGCGATTAGGTGTCGATAGTTCATGGGCAAGTCGTGCTGGAGATGGTTATCCTGGATTTACTAAGGATTATGGGTTTTCTTTTAAAACTGTAAGACCGATGCAAATCGGTTTAGTGTATGATGCACTTCAATCTAAAAATTTAGACGTCGCAGTGGGATATTCTACTGACGGACGCATTGCAGCATATGATTTGAAAGTATTAAAAGATGATAGGAAATTCTTCCCACCTTATGATGCGAGTGCAGTTGTGACAGATAAACTAATAAAAAAACATCCGGAAATTAAACCTTCTATTGAGAAATTAGAAGGTAAAATTTCAACGAAACAAATGCAAGAATTAAACTACAAAGCTGACGGTAAAGGTCAAGAACCCGCAGTCGTGGCAGAAGAATTTTTAAAGAAACATAATTACTTTGAAAAAAATAAGAAAGGTGGTCAATAATCAATGAGTGGAAATTTATTACATCAATTAATTGAATATTATTCTGTTAACTTTGGCTACCTATGGGAACTATTTATTAAACATTTGCTAATGTCTGTATACGGTGTATTATTCGCTGCTATTATAGGTATACCGATAGGGATATTTATTGCAAGGTATAGTAAGCTATCTTGGGCTGTTATTTCGATAGCCAATATTATTCAAACTGTACCAGTTATTGCGATGTTAGCAATTTTGATGCTTGTTATGGGCTTAGGTCCTACGACAGTAGTCGTTACGGTATTTTTATATGCCTTACTACCTATAATTAAAAATACTTACACTGGCATTAGTAACGTTGACGTGAACATTAAAGATGCCGGTAAAGGAATGGGTATGACGAAAAACCAAGTTCTAAGAATGATTGAGATTCCGTTATCAATGTCAGTCATATTAGGTGGTTTGCGTATTGCACTAGTGGTTGCAATAGGTGTTGTAGCAGTAGGTTCATTTATTGGTGCGCCTACTTTAGGTGACATTGTCATTCGAGGAACAAATGCTACTGACGGTACGACATTTATACTTGCTGGTGCGATTCCAATTGCTTTAATTGCTATAATTATTGATATTGTTTTAAGAGTCTTAGAAAAAAATTTAGATCCATCGAACAAAAAAAGTAAAAAACAACCCGCACCTACAACACCAGAATCAAACATATAAGGGAGTTGATTAATATTGGCAGTTATGACGCTAAATTATAATTCGAAAACGATTGGTATGCATCAAAATATCACAATTATTTTACCTGAAGATGAGAGTTTTTTTAATTTTAAGGATGAAGCGAAACCATTAAAAACTTTAATGTTATTACATGGTCTATCGAGTGATGAAACGACGTATATCCGTTATACAAGTATTGAAAGGTATGCTAATGAACATCAATTAGCAATCATTATGCCTCGTGCAGATCATAGTGCTTATAGTAATATGGCATTTGGTCATAATTATTACGACTATATTTTAGAAGTATATGATTATGTCCATCAAATATTACCATTGTCCAAAGACAGAGCTAATAATTATATTGCAGGTCACTCAATGGGTGGTTATGGCACAATTAAATTTGCATTAAATGAAGGAGATAAATTTAGTAAAGCATGCCCTTTATCTGCAGTTTTTGATATTAACCAATTATTAAATATTGAGTGGTATGACTTTTCTCGACAAGCCATTGTGGGTGAACAAGGTGATATAACTGGAACTGATTTAGACATTTATCACCTTGTAGATGCAGCTGTCGCCAAACGAAATCCTATACCAAAGCTACTTATTATGTGTGGCAAGGAAGATTTTCTATATGATGATAATAAGCAATTTATTAATTATTTAGGTAATAAAGGTATTCCATATCATTTTGAGAGTGAAAGTGGTCAACACGATTATGCTTATTGGGATAAAGCTATTAAAAAAGTTATTGAATGGTGTACCGAAGATTAAAGACTGCTTAAATATTTATTTCATATAAAATTTAATATTATAAAATTTAAAGCAAAGCCTATCAGAGTAGTTATCTGATAGGCTTTTTGATGATTTTAAATTATATTTTACGAAGTTTAAAGGTTATTATATGTAATTTTATTTGAAATTAACTATTATTACACTTTGTTTAATTAAATTATATAAATTTATTATGTTTAAAGTTTTTATTTTAGCTTTTTAGTTTCCAAAGTGTTACTATTTTTAAATGAGCTTTTTTAAATGAAGGGTAAGTAACACCTTATTTAAAAAGTTCTATGAAAAATTTATAAGTTATTTATTGCATTTTGAAATAGCGGTAGACTTTTTTAGAGCGCTTATTAGCACCGTTTTAGAAAGGTGTATAACTATTTTAAATTAGAGTAAAGTGATAAGTAGCTTTAGGAGGAAACATGGAATGGATACGTCTCGAACCTTTAAAGGAGATAATAGACTTCTTTTAGGTATATTTTTAGCAGTCATCACTTTTTGGTTATTTGCACAATCATTAGTTAATATCGTGCCTGACTTACATAAGTCATACGATACTAATGATGGCATGATAAGTACTGCTGTGAGTTTAACTGCACTGTTATGTGGTTTGTTCGTCGTTGGGACTGGAGGCTTAGCAGATAGATACGGTAGAATGAAAATGATGTATATCGGTTTAGTGTTAAACATAATCGGTTCTATATTAATTGTGATACCTGGTAATGGCTTAGCTTCGTTATTAGTTATTGGAAGAGGTGTACAAGGATTATCTGCTGCCTTTATTATGCCTGCTACATTAGCAGTCATTAATGAATATTATGTTGGCAAAGATCGCCAAAGAGCATTAACTTATTGGTCAATTGCTTCATGGGGCGGTAGTGGTATTACTTCATTTTTCGGTGGCATCATGGCTACTTATTTAGGATGGAGATCGATTTTTATCGTTTCAATAATTGTTACAATCATTGCAATGGTATTAATTAGACATACGCCAGAAACGAAAGCACCGTTAACTGAAAAGGCTAAAAATGCCAAATTCGATTTTAGTGGTTTAGTGATTTTAATTATTACTATGTTAAGTGTCAATTTAATTATTACACAATCATCTCATTATGGAATCACATCACCTTTAATTTTAAGTTTAATTGCATTATTTATCATAGCGTTAATTATATTTATTATTGTAGAGCGTAAAATTACTAATCCACTCATAGATTTTCAAGTCTTTAAACATAAAGGCTTTAGTGGTGCAACGATTTCCAATTTTATGTTAAACGCTGTAGCGGGTACGC
The genomic region above belongs to Staphylococcus durrellii and contains:
- a CDS encoding osmoprotectant ABC transporter substrate-binding protein gives rise to the protein MKYLKSKLFILIICLVLLSGCGLPGLGDSKSNDDVKITAVANSESQIMAHMVRLQIEHDTKGKIQPTLINNLGSSTIQHNALVNGDANISGARYTGTDLTGALKEDPIKDPKKAMQVTQEGFKKKFHQKFFNSYGFANTYAFMVTKETAKKYNLKTVSDLEKYRNKLRLGVDSSWASRAGDGYPGFTKDYGFSFKTVRPMQIGLVYDALQSKNLDVAVGYSTDGRIAAYDLKVLKDDRKFFPPYDASAVVTDKLIKKHPEIKPSIEKLEGKISTKQMQELNYKADGKGQEPAVVAEEFLKKHNYFEKNKKGGQ
- a CDS encoding alpha/beta hydrolase; amino-acid sequence: MAVMTLNYNSKTIGMHQNITIILPEDESFFNFKDEAKPLKTLMLLHGLSSDETTYIRYTSIERYANEHQLAIIMPRADHSAYSNMAFGHNYYDYILEVYDYVHQILPLSKDRANNYIAGHSMGGYGTIKFALNEGDKFSKACPLSAVFDINQLLNIEWYDFSRQAIVGEQGDITGTDLDIYHLVDAAVAKRNPIPKLLIMCGKEDFLYDDNKQFINYLGNKGIPYHFESESGQHDYAYWDKAIKKVIEWCTED
- a CDS encoding ABC transporter permease, which produces MSGNLLHQLIEYYSVNFGYLWELFIKHLLMSVYGVLFAAIIGIPIGIFIARYSKLSWAVISIANIIQTVPVIAMLAILMLVMGLGPTTVVVTVFLYALLPIIKNTYTGISNVDVNIKDAGKGMGMTKNQVLRMIEIPLSMSVILGGLRIALVVAIGVVAVGSFIGAPTLGDIVIRGTNATDGTTFILAGAIPIALIAIIIDIVLRVLEKNLDPSNKKSKKQPAPTTPESNI
- a CDS encoding MFS transporter; translation: MDTSRTFKGDNRLLLGIFLAVITFWLFAQSLVNIVPDLHKSYDTNDGMISTAVSLTALLCGLFVVGTGGLADRYGRMKMMYIGLVLNIIGSILIVIPGNGLASLLVIGRGVQGLSAAFIMPATLAVINEYYVGKDRQRALTYWSIASWGGSGITSFFGGIMATYLGWRSIFIVSIIVTIIAMVLIRHTPETKAPLTEKAKNAKFDFSGLVILIITMLSVNLIITQSSHYGITSPLILSLIALFIIALIIFIIVERKITNPLIDFQVFKHKGFSGATISNFMLNAVAGTLIVANTYFQSGLHFTSFQSGAMSITYLISVLVMIPVGEKLMQAVGPKKPMLWGAALNAIGIILISLTFLPSLVYIVICIIGYLLYGIGLGIYATPSTDTAVTTAPEDKVGVASGIYKMASSLGNSFGVAISATVFSVMAAHYNVHLGAMYGFFFDALLAILGFIAVFIFVPKNQSNI
- a CDS encoding betaine/proline/choline family ABC transporter ATP-binding protein (Members of the family are the ATP-binding subunit of ABC transporters for substrates such as betaine, L-proline or other amino acids, choline, carnitine, etc. The substrate specificity is best determined from the substrate-binding subunit, rather than this subunit, as it interacts with the permease subunit and not with substrate directly.), with the translated sequence MLSIKNLSKVYAGGKKAVDNISLDIDAGEFIAFIGTSGSGKTTALRMINRMIESTEGQIKINGKDISKMNGVELRRSIGYVIQQIGLMPHMTIKDNIVLVPKLLKWSQEKKEAKAKELIKLVDLPEEFLDRYPSQLSGGQQQRIGVVRALAAEQDIILMDEPFGALDPITRDTLQDLVKELQQKLGKTFIFVTHDMDEAIKLADKICIMSEGKIIQFDTPDNILRKPANDFVRDFIGQNRLIQDRPNMKSVEEAMIKPVTVNVDRTLNDAVEIMRDRRVDTIFVVGEKNRLLGYLDIEDINQGLRNNKELIDMMQRDIYRVRIDSKLQDSVRTILKRNVRNVPVVDKDNHTLIGLVTRANLVDIVYDSLWGDIATEENKDAIIEPADVGDDKK
- a CDS encoding ABC transporter permease, with protein sequence MMDFLAKNGSQLVSKTIEHFYISIIALLIAIVVAVPIGVLLSKLKRTSNIVLMIAGVLQTIPTLAVLAIMIPIFGVGKTPAIVALFIYVLLPILNNTVLGVQNIDKNIKEAGTSMGMTRFQLMKDIELPLALPLILGGIRLSSVYVISWATLASYVGAGGLGDFVFNGLNLYDPLMIVSAAVLVTALALFVDFILSFIEKWAVPKGLRVSR